A stretch of Orientia tsutsugamushi DNA encodes these proteins:
- a CDS encoding ATP-binding protein — MHSTNSKVRVSIDFLPPKNEQSNSKDRILQFVVHSIGAGISKNKLQEMNSELKKPHLIKHQALDSGLELIKHLTYEMKGSIKIDSKEGHYTKFLVSIPIQISNLNSQH; from the coding sequence ATGCATAGTACAAATAGCAAAGTTAGAGTTAGCATTGATTTTTTGCCTCCTAAAAATGAACAATCGAATTCAAAAGATAGAATATTGCAATTTGTAGTGCATAGCATAGGAGCTGGCATTTCAAAAAACAAATTACAAGAGATGAACTCTGAATTAAAAAAACCACACTTAATTAAGCATCAAGCATTAGATTCAGGGTTAGAACTTATCAAACATCTTACATATGAAATGAAAGGAAGCATTAAGATAGACAGTAAAGAAGGGCATTATACAAAGTTTTTAGTTAGCATTCCAATACAAATTAGTAATTTAAATTCACAACATTAG
- a CDS encoding tetratricopeptide repeat protein, whose amino-acid sequence MLANKYFSKGNSFFQLRKYQEAIKNYDVAIKCNPDFIEAYMNKGIALRELGQYQKAIEIFDTAIRYEPDLAKAYYAKGLSLYELGQYQEAIKNFDIAIKYKPDFAEAYVNKGMALKALAQHQKAIEIFDTAIRYEPDLAEAYYSKGLSLYELGQHQEAIKNFDIAIKYKQDFAEAYVSKGMSLRALAQYQEAIENFDLAIKYKPDFTLAYYSKGFSLSELGQHQEAIKNFDTAIQYNPNDAEAYYSKGLSLYELGQHQEAIKNFDTAIRYNPNDAEAYYHKGISLDDKLGQYQEAIKNYDQAIQYDSTNLGIYINRGVSLCELGHHQEAIKNYDVAIKYKPDFALAYVNKGNALKKLDKLLEAIENYDQAIKYKPDLPNAYNNKGTALCTLEQYQDAIENFDLAIKYKPDFALAYVNKGAALKELGRHQEAMESCELAVKYDYDDEYAYQLANELAKKLKKSNLHIITD is encoded by the coding sequence ATGCTAGCAAACAAATATTTTAGTAAAGGGAATTCATTTTTTCAGTTAAGAAAATATCAAGAAGCAATTAAAAATTATGATGTAGCTATTAAGTGTAATCCAGATTTTATAGAAGCTTATATGAATAAAGGAATTGCTTTAAGGGAATTAGGACAATATCAAAAGGCAATAGAAATTTTTGATACAGCTATTAGATATGAACCAGATTTGGCAAAAGCTTATTATGCTAAAGGACTTTCTTTATACGAACTAGGACAATATCAAGAGGCAATAAAGAATTTTGATATAGCTATTAAGTATAAACCAGATTTTGCAGAAGCTTATGTTAATAAAGGAATGGCTTTAAAGGCATTAGCACAACATCAAAAGGCAATAGAAATTTTTGATACAGCTATTAGATATGAACCAGATTTGGCAGAAGCTTATTATTCTAAAGGACTTTCTTTATACGAACTAGGACAACATCAAGAGGCAATAAAGAATTTTGATATAGCTATTAAGTATAAACAAGATTTTGCAGAAGCTTATGTTAGTAAAGGAATGTCTTTAAGGGCATTAGCACAATATCAAGAAGCAATAGAGAACTTTGATTTAGCTATTAAGTACAAACCAGATTTTACACTAGCTTATTATTCTAAAGGATTTTCTTTATCCGAACTAGGACAACATCAAGAGGCAATAAAGAATTTTGATACTGCTATTCAATACAACCCAAATGATGCAGAAGCTTATTATTCTAAAGGACTTTCTTTATACGAACTAGGACAACATCAGGAAGCAATAAAGAATTTTGATACTGCTATTCGATACAATCCAAATGATGCAGAAGCTTATTATCATAAAGGAATATCTTTAGACGACAAATTAGGCCAATATCAAGAAGCAATTAAAAATTATGATCAAGCTATTCAATATGATTCAACTAATCTAGGTATTTATATTAATAGAGGAGTTTCTTTATGCGAACTTGGACACCATCAAGAGGCAATTAAAAATTATGATGTAGCTATTAAGTATAAACCAGATTTTGCACTAGCTTATGTTAATAAAGGAAATGCTTTGAAAAAGCTTGATAAGCTACTAGAAGCAATTGAAAATTATGATCAAGCTATTAAGTATAAACCAGATTTACCAAATGCTTACAATAATAAAGGAACTGCTTTATGTACACTAGAACAATATCAAGATGCAATAGAGAATTTTGATTTAGCTATTAAGTATAAACCAGATTTTGCACTAGCTTATGTTAATAAAGGAGCTGCTTTGAAGGAATTAGGGCGACATCAAGAAGCAATGGAAAGTTGTGAACTGGCTGTTAAATATGATTATGATGATGAGTACGCATACCAGTTAGCAAATGAACTTGCAAAAAAATTAAAAAAAAGCAATCTCCACATCATAACTGATTAA
- the yajC gene encoding preprotein translocase subunit YajC, producing the protein MSQANNINTDNTNNNITVVDQTLDDTKTAIHWEWINIIPLVLVFTVVYFLLIRPQEKKRKEHEQLIRTIKKGEQVITTSGIYASIVSIDESTDIITLEIAPGTKIKILRAAIADVISRKPASKGSK; encoded by the coding sequence ATGTCACAAGCTAATAACATCAATACTGATAATACAAACAATAATATAACAGTAGTAGATCAAACACTCGATGATACTAAGACAGCTATTCACTGGGAATGGATTAATATAATACCATTAGTTTTAGTTTTTACAGTAGTATATTTCTTGTTAATTAGACCTCAAGAAAAAAAGCGGAAAGAACATGAACAACTTATTCGCACTATAAAAAAAGGAGAACAAGTTATTACAACTAGTGGAATATATGCTTCAATTGTTAGTATTGATGAAAGTACTGATATTATAACACTTGAAATTGCTCCTGGTACTAAAATCAAAATTTTGAGAGCAGCTATTGCTGATGTTATTAGTAGAAAACCAGCGTCAAAAGGCAGTAAATGA
- a CDS encoding DnaA N-terminal domain-containing protein, whose protein sequence is MRPVVFDILTNGCNFVKNNSNNNDTIFYNFIGSIIPPEWRKLTGDNGKALSKTSKQLLSFIVYRLHIYYNKDIDELQESYQLYEDKLNVGQRRVRQCLVELRDAGFIEVENRTIIKDNFKLHNVPCIKLLKNFQRFTEKETKGEKIIDLTQKIFRSNLKEISGEPEKSFRYIYRYNNNKKNNNRSRSTEDKLVENDQNKNEDQQQNLKFKYTEYDDFIEIELVENEKENQQQQQNLNFYELSDVSNDKPSNKDYEQNSELATSAITKDSEVEKNECYPKRKRLADYYPLTPEDAVILQRMSSRSFNIYFINQLLLKLSNKYSFRHFANKIAVLSYMAKALANELLTTDQANSGNFRFNDVGRFKEQYLANIESSTDRSMKAQLKRKIAGVFEADMAYQILTSCDFGAAVKNKYYIKLIKNITLSDHIKFKILQEVQAVYGNDIEQLQVIPFDESKQVTNSITEYQKTTVLQQQISDEDHLSELSKELGSNSVWYKVRESLIKSYGQAIDKSWFSKLEVINEDNVNKKIFIKAKTEFEDSYIRENYLKDLEPAFKAQGFSFELVKFSNFNKI, encoded by the coding sequence ATGCGACCTGTAGTATTCGATATTTTAACCAATGGTTGTAATTTTGTTAAAAATAATAGTAACAATAATGACACAATATTTTATAACTTTATTGGAAGTATCATTCCACCAGAATGGAGAAAGCTAACTGGAGATAATGGAAAAGCATTAAGTAAAACATCTAAACAGCTTTTATCCTTTATAGTATATAGACTACATATCTATTACAACAAAGATATAGATGAATTACAGGAAAGTTATCAGCTTTATGAAGATAAGCTGAATGTTGGTCAAAGAAGAGTTAGGCAATGCTTAGTAGAATTAAGAGATGCAGGTTTTATTGAAGTCGAAAATAGGACAATAATTAAAGACAACTTTAAGTTGCATAATGTTCCATGTATAAAACTTCTAAAAAATTTTCAGCGTTTCACTGAAAAAGAAACAAAAGGAGAAAAAATTATTGATCTAACCCAAAAAATTTTTCGCTCCAACCTGAAAGAAATTTCAGGTGAACCTGAAAAAAGTTTCAGGTACATATATAGATATAATAATAATAAAAAAAATAATAATAGATCTAGATCTACTGAAGATAAGTTAGTAGAGAATGATCAAAATAAAAATGAAGATCAACAGCAAAATTTGAAGTTTAAATATACGGAATATGATGATTTTATAGAAATTGAGTTAGTAGAAAATGAAAAAGAAAATCAACAGCAACAACAGAATTTGAATTTCTATGAGCTTAGTGATGTTAGTAATGACAAGCCATCAAACAAGGATTATGAGCAAAATAGTGAGTTAGCAACTTCAGCTATTACTAAGGATTCAGAGGTTGAAAAGAATGAATGCTACCCCAAAAGAAAAAGACTAGCAGATTATTATCCACTAACACCAGAAGATGCAGTTATACTACAACGTATGTCTAGTAGAAGCTTCAACATATACTTCATAAATCAATTACTGTTGAAGTTATCAAATAAATATTCATTCCGTCATTTTGCAAATAAGATAGCAGTGCTAAGCTATATGGCAAAAGCGTTAGCAAATGAATTACTAACTACTGATCAGGCTAATAGTGGAAATTTTAGATTTAATGATGTAGGAAGATTTAAAGAACAGTATCTAGCAAATATTGAATCTAGTACAGATCGTAGTATGAAGGCTCAGTTGAAGCGTAAAATAGCTGGAGTCTTTGAAGCAGATATGGCTTATCAAATTTTGACATCTTGTGATTTTGGAGCAGCGGTTAAAAACAAATATTACATCAAGTTGATTAAGAATATTACACTGTCAGATCATATTAAATTCAAGATACTACAGGAGGTACAAGCTGTGTATGGCAACGATATTGAGCAGTTACAAGTTATACCATTTGACGAATCAAAACAAGTTACCAATAGCATAACTGAGTATCAAAAAACAACAGTTTTACAGCAACAAATAAGTGATGAAGATCACCTTTCAGAACTTAGTAAAGAGCTAGGCTCCAACTCAGTTTGGTACAAAGTACGAGAATCTTTGATTAAAAGTTACGGTCAAGCTATCGATAAATCATGGTTTAGCAAATTAGAAGTTATAAATGAAGATAATGTTAATAAAAAAATATTCATTAAAGCAAAAACAGAATTTGAAGACAGTTACATCAGAGAGAACTATCTGAAAGATCTTGAGCCCGCTTTTAAAGCTCAAGGATTTTCTTTTGAGTTAGTTAAGTTTAGTAATTTTAATAAAATTTAA
- a CDS encoding DNA adenine methylase — protein sequence MSVAVANKSKPFLHWIGSKRRIVNKLIEHLPQGPHYNYYEPFLGGGALFFQVRHLFKQCFLSDINLDLITSYNAVKNNPNEVNRLLSLYHKHHSKDYYYKVKNKYSNNPNEITAKFIYLNKYSFRGIYRVYKNGQSAQTFSGECYIKLHIASRINQCSNLLHGVSIYATDFSFIEPQQNDFVYFDPPYHKSGEQFYNSLPSVICFQIIALPSLETYTKTSSSLILSHILYQ from the coding sequence GTGTCAGTAGCTGTTGCTAATAAGTCTAAGCCTTTTCTTCATTGGATTGGTAGTAAACGAAGAATTGTTAATAAATTAATAGAACATCTTCCTCAAGGTCCACACTATAATTACTATGAACCATTCCTTGGTGGAGGTGCTTTATTTTTTCAAGTTAGGCATCTTTTTAAACAATGTTTTTTGTCTGACATCAATCTTGATTTAATTACTAGCTATAATGCTGTTAAAAATAATCCTAATGAGGTCAATAGATTACTGAGTTTATATCACAAACATCATTCAAAGGATTATTATTATAAAGTTAAAAACAAATATAGTAATAATCCGAATGAAATTACCGCAAAATTTATATATCTTAATAAATATTCTTTTAGAGGAATTTATAGAGTCTACAAAAACGGACAATCTGCTCAAACATTTTCTGGTGAATGCTACATTAAACTCCACATTGCATCTAGAATAAACCAATGCAGCAACCTTTTACATGGTGTATCAATTTATGCTACAGATTTTTCATTTATAGAGCCTCAACAAAATGACTTTGTTTATTTCGATCCTCCTTACCATAAATCTGGAGAACAGTTCTATAATAGTCTTCCAAGTGTTATATGCTTTCAAATAATAGCACTACCTTCATTAGAGACATATACAAAGACTTCTTCATCACTCATATTGAGTCACATACTCTATCAATGA
- a CDS encoding ATP-binding protein, which produces MSHTIKSGDFGIQAKVNNTIRALKPFTENKGINLSCNFKNDIKDLIIVNSFQIQAVLILLIGNATNSQCREISVEVDLLPSANQKTNYRILQLIVFDNGIGISAEKVKKINNELRNLHIKSYAVLESELQLVKRFIHDITGKIKLKSQQDKYTAFTCSIPIEVR; this is translated from the coding sequence ATGAGTCATACTATAAAATCTGGAGATTTTGGTATTCAAGCAAAAGTAAATAATACTATTAGAGCACTGAAGCCATTCACAGAAAATAAAGGAATAAATCTTAGCTGCAACTTCAAAAATGATATAAAAGATTTAATCATTGTAAATAGTTTTCAAATACAGGCAGTACTAATACTATTAATTGGCAATGCTACTAATAGTCAATGCAGAGAAATTAGCGTTGAAGTTGATTTGCTGCCTTCTGCAAATCAAAAGACAAATTATAGAATATTACAATTAATTGTTTTTGATAACGGAATTGGAATTTCAGCTGAAAAAGTAAAAAAGATAAATAATGAGCTCAGAAACTTACATATCAAAAGCTATGCAGTACTAGAATCTGAATTACAACTCGTTAAACGTTTTATACATGATATAACTGGAAAAATTAAACTAAAAAGTCAGCAAGACAAGTATACAGCTTTCACGTGTAGTATACCTATCGAAGTTCGCTGA
- a CDS encoding sensor histidine kinase — MENNNIYLIQYIRHIVNNCNKTKQNIVELVGYKQDAIAKITDTLGSLDELINHLNDKICVFRKNIESKNVELENFSLQTFVTDAVARLKAIAEDDRIDLKSNFQANIKDSIIGDSLRIRAVLSQLAESAIIHGTKCTTINICVHLLPSKDGKTDSKDKILQFLVQSTGPSIQKEKLQKMNSELSNSNLTKHQELGQGLVFIKQLTHQMKGNLKIDQGSNYISSSFEVPIQLYT; from the coding sequence ATGGAAAATAACAATATATATTTGATTCAATATATTAGGCATATAGTAAATAACTGCAATAAAACAAAGCAGAATATAGTAGAACTAGTAGGATATAAGCAAGATGCAATAGCAAAAATAACAGATACGTTAGGCTCACTTGATGAACTAATAAATCATCTAAATGATAAAATTTGTGTATTTAGAAAAAACATAGAATCAAAGAATGTAGAACTAGAAAATTTTAGCCTACAAACCTTTGTAACGGATGCTGTTGCTAGACTAAAAGCAATTGCTGAAGATGATAGAATAGATCTAAAAAGCAATTTTCAGGCTAATATAAAAGACAGTATTATTGGAGATAGTTTACGAATAAGAGCTGTACTAAGCCAGTTAGCTGAAAGTGCTATTATACATGGCACTAAATGTACAACGATTAATATTTGTGTTCATTTATTACCTTCTAAAGATGGAAAAACAGATTCAAAAGATAAAATATTACAATTTTTAGTACAAAGCACAGGCCCTAGCATTCAGAAAGAAAAATTGCAAAAGATGAATTCTGAACTAAGCAATTCGAATTTAACAAAACATCAAGAGCTAGGACAAGGGTTGGTGTTTATAAAACAGCTTACACATCAAATGAAAGGAAATCTCAAAATAGATCAAGGAAGTAACTACATATCTTCTTCGTTTGAAGTGCCAATTCAATTATATACCTAA
- a CDS encoding Rpn family recombination-promoting nuclease/putative transposase gives MDVSRFLDPKNDIAFKKIFGSEKNKDILIHFLNDILLFEGNKKITEVKFLGTILDADIASKKESIVDVLCKDKNGTQYIIEMQVDPTQGFEKRAQYYAAKAYGRQPNRGKEGKYSDLKEVIFIAIADYKLFPNKEDYISRHVILDKKTYEHDLKDFSFTFIELPKFKKKRVEELNNITEKWCYFFKHAKETTLDGYSKIIGEDLIIKKAYEALDQFNWSEDELITYEQELKRIWDNKAVEDYKLERAKAEGKAEGIKLGEIKGKAEGKAEGKAEGKAEGKAEGIKLGEAKGKAEGKAEGKAEGKAEAKKDFAIKLLKSELSVETIAEYTDLSIQEVLNLKNSVK, from the coding sequence ATGGATGTATCAAGATTTTTAGACCCAAAGAATGATATAGCATTTAAAAAGATATTTGGATCAGAAAAAAACAAGGACATACTAATACATTTTCTGAACGATATATTATTGTTTGAAGGGAATAAAAAAATAACAGAAGTAAAGTTTTTAGGAACGATATTAGATGCAGACATAGCATCCAAAAAAGAATCAATAGTAGATGTTTTGTGTAAAGATAAAAACGGAACACAATATATAATAGAAATGCAAGTAGATCCTACACAAGGATTTGAAAAAAGAGCCCAGTATTATGCCGCAAAAGCATATGGTAGGCAACCAAATAGAGGAAAGGAAGGAAAATACTCAGACCTAAAGGAAGTTATATTTATAGCTATAGCAGATTATAAATTGTTTCCAAATAAAGAAGACTATATATCAAGGCATGTAATATTGGATAAAAAGACATATGAGCATGATCTAAAGGACTTTTCATTTACCTTTATAGAATTACCAAAATTTAAAAAAAAGAGAGTGGAAGAGTTGAATAATATAACAGAGAAGTGGTGCTATTTTTTTAAACATGCAAAAGAAACAACATTAGATGGATATAGTAAAATAATAGGTGAAGATTTAATAATAAAAAAAGCGTATGAGGCATTAGATCAGTTTAATTGGAGCGAAGATGAACTAATAACCTATGAACAAGAGTTAAAGCGTATATGGGATAATAAAGCAGTAGAAGATTATAAACTCGAACGCGCTAAAGCTGAAGGTAAAGCTGAAGGCATAAAGCTCGGTGAGATTAAAGGTAAAGCTGAAGGTAAAGCTGAAGGTAAAGCTGAAGGTAAAGCTGAAGGTAAAGCTGAAGGCATAAAGCTCGGTGAAGCTAAAGGTAAAGCTGAAGGTAAAGCTGAAGGTAAAGCTGAAGGTAAAGCTGAAGCAAAAAAAGATTTTGCAATAAAATTATTGAAATCTGAATTATCAGTTGAGACAATTGCTGAATATACGGATTTATCAATACAAGAAGTATTAAATTTAAAAAATAGTGTAAAATAA
- a CDS encoding sensor histidine kinase has product MKNKKKNINKTKDISQDVWTIHLPPISAKLVSTAKERNIYLRTENMNADKYIGMKIKLQQAEDYLEEAESMKQYCIDLIQKIKYMFDLATAKIRHLADDLLCGQNDFKEDEYKTTSLTRILNCVANLQDCCNSMVYSLRDQIELQNVHLKKFSIQKLLKDTISSLKEIAEDREISLSYNVQDNINDIVIGDSCLLQTILSQLISGAIRVNKSCQVDVIVRLFTSPYRKVNEKDRILRFIVRDNGKGISQEKLQEINAKFTDLHSIRDPEILDSSLGFTNYIVNKLSGKLEIKSEANKCTAITCDIPVQLN; this is encoded by the coding sequence ATGAAAAATAAAAAAAAGAATATCAATAAAACAAAAGACATTTCTCAAGATGTCTGGACAATTCATCTACCACCTATTTCAGCCAAATTAGTATCTACAGCTAAGGAAAGAAATATTTATCTTCGTACCGAAAATATGAATGCAGATAAATATATTGGAATGAAAATAAAGCTACAACAAGCGGAAGATTATCTAGAGGAAGCTGAATCAATGAAGCAATATTGTATAGATTTGATTCAAAAAATTAAATATATGTTTGATCTTGCTACTGCTAAAATCAGACATCTAGCAGATGATCTACTATGTGGGCAAAATGATTTCAAAGAAGATGAATATAAAACTACTAGCTTAACAAGAATACTTAATTGTGTTGCTAACCTACAAGACTGCTGTAACAGTATGGTTTACTCACTTAGAGACCAAATTGAGCTTCAAAACGTACATTTAAAAAAATTTAGCATACAAAAACTATTGAAGGATACAATTAGTTCGCTGAAAGAAATTGCTGAAGATAGAGAAATATCGCTCAGTTACAATGTTCAGGACAACATAAATGACATTGTTATTGGAGATAGTTGTCTATTGCAAACTATACTTAGTCAATTAATAAGTGGAGCTATTAGAGTTAATAAAAGCTGTCAGGTTGATGTTATAGTTAGGTTATTTACTTCGCCGTATCGAAAGGTAAATGAAAAAGACAGAATATTAAGATTCATAGTACGTGATAACGGAAAAGGTATTTCACAAGAAAAACTACAAGAAATAAATGCAAAATTTACTGATTTGCATTCAATTAGAGATCCAGAAATATTAGACTCGAGTCTAGGATTTACAAATTACATTGTTAACAAACTAAGTGGAAAATTAGAGATAAAGAGCGAGGCAAATAAGTGCACAGCTATTACTTGCGATATACCAGTACAACTTAATTAA
- a CDS encoding replicative DNA helicase: MEKDLAKIAPSNIQAEQMILGAILINNRALYNINEFLLPEHFYEPLHGKIYKSINLIISKGISATVISLKNMLGNELAFEEIGGVDYLAKLTTLALSIVNVNEYGKIVYDLALRRYLIEIGEKIVTNAYSSTLADLAITQIETAESQLYDLGARGTLSKGFTKLQTSIEESWTSISSAIKNKNSINGISSGLLDLDSKLGGFKNSDLIILAGRPSMGKTALGVNLAINACKYFLTQKNTKDNVVPSVGFFSLEMSSQQISTRILSIESEINSSALFNGKIGEQDIDKLKTVQNEIQKWNFFIDDAPAISISAIRSRARRLKRTHNLAILFVDYLQLIKIDNRVSQYNRVQEISEITQSLKALAKELNISIIALSQLSRAVEQRSDKKPILSDLRESGSIEQDADIVMLIYRDEYYLSRSEPNPDSKDYKLCASKSEEHMLSNA, from the coding sequence ATGGAAAAAGATCTTGCAAAGATTGCTCCAAGTAATATTCAGGCAGAGCAAATGATACTTGGTGCAATTCTGATTAACAATCGTGCGCTATATAACATTAACGAATTTTTACTGCCGGAACATTTTTATGAACCATTACATGGTAAAATATACAAGTCAATTAATCTCATTATTAGTAAAGGAATTAGCGCTACTGTAATTTCGCTCAAAAATATGCTAGGCAATGAACTCGCATTTGAGGAAATAGGTGGAGTGGATTATCTAGCTAAACTTACAACGTTAGCATTAAGTATAGTTAATGTTAATGAGTACGGCAAAATAGTATATGACCTTGCGCTGCGGCGTTATTTAATTGAAATTGGAGAAAAAATAGTAACAAATGCATATTCTTCTACTTTAGCAGATTTAGCTATAACTCAGATCGAAACTGCTGAATCTCAATTATATGATCTAGGTGCAAGAGGAACTTTAAGTAAAGGATTTACAAAATTACAAACTTCAATTGAAGAATCATGGACATCAATTTCATCTGCTATTAAAAATAAAAACTCTATTAACGGTATTAGTAGTGGACTACTTGACCTTGATTCAAAGCTTGGAGGATTTAAAAATTCTGACCTAATAATATTAGCTGGCAGGCCATCAATGGGTAAAACTGCTTTAGGAGTTAACTTAGCAATAAATGCTTGTAAATATTTTCTTACTCAAAAAAATACTAAAGATAATGTAGTGCCATCAGTTGGATTCTTTTCTTTAGAAATGTCATCTCAGCAAATCTCAACTCGAATTCTTTCTATAGAATCCGAAATTAATAGCTCTGCATTATTTAACGGTAAAATAGGTGAACAAGATATTGATAAGTTAAAGACTGTACAAAATGAAATACAAAAGTGGAATTTTTTTATAGATGATGCTCCTGCAATCTCGATATCTGCAATTAGATCTCGAGCTCGTAGACTTAAACGTACTCATAATTTAGCAATATTATTTGTTGATTATTTACAGCTAATAAAAATTGATAACAGAGTGAGTCAGTATAATCGAGTGCAGGAGATTTCTGAAATTACTCAGAGCTTAAAAGCTCTTGCTAAAGAGCTCAATATTTCAATAATTGCGTTATCTCAATTATCTAGAGCTGTAGAACAAAGGTCAGATAAAAAGCCTATTCTTTCAGATCTAAGAGAATCAGGCTCAATTGAACAGGACGCCGATATTGTAATGCTTATATATCGTGACGAATATTACTTGTCTAGATCAGAACCGAATCCAGATTCTAAGGACTACAAACTATGTGCCTCAAAATCAGAAGAACATATGTTATCTAATGCTTGA
- a CDS encoding HD domain-containing protein produces the protein MLAFLNCEHINKLLDKLDLINHSFNKRIDLDKHIDLDKVEKAIFYAQKYHGQQKRDTGELYYTHPLEVAYMISDYSFETDTIITAILHDTIEDTKLTKEKIAMEFNDNIAEQVLALTRNRGGKKTSSMKMIQTLVNQDKVELLLIKLLDRLDNIKTIFIKPAKRRQEIILETQQEFIPLAEYLKLPEIAIELNKYCERYAT, from the coding sequence ATGTTGGCATTTTTAAATTGTGAACATATCAATAAACTACTTGATAAGCTGGACTTGATTAATCATAGTTTTAATAAACGCATTGATCTTGATAAACACATTGATCTTGATAAAGTTGAAAAAGCAATATTTTATGCCCAAAAATATCATGGTCAGCAAAAGAGAGATACAGGAGAACTATACTACACACATCCATTAGAAGTAGCTTATATGATATCAGACTACAGCTTTGAAACAGATACGATTATTACAGCAATACTACATGATACCATCGAAGACACAAAACTAACTAAAGAAAAGATAGCAATGGAATTTAATGATAACATTGCCGAGCAAGTTCTAGCTCTTACAAGAAACAGAGGTGGTAAGAAAACCAGTTCCATGAAAATGATTCAAACATTAGTGAATCAAGATAAAGTAGAGCTATTACTAATCAAACTATTGGACCGATTGGATAATATTAAAACTATATTCATAAAGCCAGCCAAAAGAAGACAAGAAATCATACTAGAAACGCAGCAAGAATTTATACCTCTTGCTGAATATCTTAAATTACCAGAAATTGCTATAGAGCTAAATAAATACTGTGAGCGTTATGCTACCTAA
- a CDS encoding conjugal transfer protein TraD encodes MANLMQQKITLQQKKARLIMDEVNLKIKERKMRTRRLIEMGGLVAKAKLDHLSANTLFGAIVSLKETLTQHPNVQDHWTTIGKDIFDKEQQNKAAVILKFTSEPDENTKRHIRLHGLKWNSFRQEWCGHVKDIEALKNGLLNVQYKLELVS; translated from the coding sequence ATGGCAAATCTTATGCAGCAAAAAATTACTCTTCAACAAAAAAAGGCTAGGCTAATCATGGATGAGGTTAACCTTAAAATTAAAGAACGTAAAATGCGTACTCGACGTCTTATCGAAATGGGTGGATTAGTTGCTAAAGCTAAGCTTGATCACTTATCAGCAAATACTTTATTTGGTGCAATTGTTTCACTAAAAGAAACTTTAACACAACATCCAAATGTTCAGGATCATTGGACTACAATAGGTAAAGATATTTTTGATAAAGAACAGCAAAATAAAGCGGCTGTGATTTTAAAATTCACCTCTGAACCAGATGAAAACACTAAGCGCCACATTCGCCTTCATGGCTTAAAATGGAACAGTTTTCGTCAAGAATGGTGCGGCCATGTTAAGGATATTGAGGCCTTAAAGAATGGCCTTCTCAATGTTCAGTATAAACTTGAGCTTGTATCTTAG